The Mannheimia pernigra sequence GGACTAAAAGAGACAAATTACGCGGCGATCTTACAAGAAGTAGAGCAATCTTGTTGGGAAATATTGAAATAAACAAGCGGTTAAATTTGTCAATTTTTTTACAAATTTAACCGCTTGTCATCAATTCACAAGTTAATCAATTGGCGGAATATAAGTGCCATTAACAATTGAATCTTTAATGCGTTCAGCCTCAGCCAATACTTGCCTCAACAAGGCTTGCACATTTTCAAGCGTAGCAATTGGGCTTAAGGTCGTCATTTTCAGCGATTGATTATTGCCCACTTTGGTCACGCCGATATTTGCTTCACCACGGGCAAAGAGTTCATCTGCCACGTTTTGGTTTAAGGTATCTACAAACTCTGCTGGGTAACCTTCTGGCACAACTCGGAATAGTACAGACGCAAATTGTGCTGGCACAAGCATTTCCAAACCTGTCGTTGAGTTGATGTAGGCTTCCACCTCTTTCGAAAGATGCACGCCGTGATCGATCATAGAAGCGTATAAATCTTCACCTAAGGCCTCCACCGTAAACCAGAGTTTCAACGCATCAAAACGGCGAGTGGTTTGTAGCGATTTCGCCACTAGATTCGGCACACCATGTGCTTCATCATATTCTGAATTGAGATAATCTGCTTTGTAGTCGATGAAACGGTAGTTCGCTTCGTCTCTCAGCAAGAAAGCACCGCACGAAATAGATTGGAAGAAATGCTTGTGGAAATCGAGCGTGATTGAATCGGTCAGCTCAATACCATCAAGGAAATGGCGGAAATCTTTCGACAACAGTAATGCCCCACCCCACGCTGCATCAACGTGTACCCAAACGTTGTATTCATCGGCTAATTTACGAATCGCTTTTAAATCATCAATTGCCCCCGCATCGGTTGTCCCTGCAGTTGCTACAATACAAGCTGGGATTTTACCTTCTTCTTTTAATTCGGCAAGGGTTTTGGCGAGAGCCTCAACGTCCATTTGGGCATTCGCATTAGATGGCACAGTCACCACTGATTGGAAGCCCATTCCCATCATTGCCATATTTTTCTGCACAGAAAAATGAGCGTTTTCCGAGCAGATTACTTTCACTTTTTTCATCGCATCTGGCGGAATACCATCCGCCTGCACCGACCACTCTGAGCCATCTTCATTTTTCCAATGGCTCGCAATCGCCCAGTCACGAGCAAGTAGCACGCCCATTAAATTGGATTGTGTGCCGCCCGAGGTGAACACGCCCGATGTGCCGTTGCCGTAGCCGACTTTTTGGCGTAACCAGTCGATCAAATGTTCTTCCATAATTGAACCAGCGGGGCTCTGATCCCAAGAATCCATAGATTGGTTGGTCGCATTAATCAACACTTCCGCAATTTGGCTGGTGACCATTGTCGGGCAATGCAAGTGAGCCAGCGAGTGTGGATGGTGAACTTTCAGGCTTGGGTTGAGGAAAATCTCTACCAAATGCTCAAGGGATTTTTGCACCCCAATGCCCTCTTTGGTTGGTTTGAATCCATCAATCAAGGCTCGCATTTGCTTGATTGAACCGCCTGTGTACATTTTCTCGTTTTTAAGCCAATTTGAAACCGCTTTTACCGCATTGCTCATCGCCGATTCATAATCCGCAATGGAAGCAGGGTCGCGACAGAACAAAGATTGTCTGTGTTTTTCTAGGTTTGACATATTTATTTATCCTTTTGGGCTATACCCAATTTTCTAAACGTAATCCTTCGACACGTTCAAATTCTCTCAGATTATTGGTCACAATGACTAACCCTTCACTTCGTGCGTGAGCTGCAATGTGAATATCGTTTTCGCCTATCAGTTTTCCTTGTTTAGCAAGCTCAGCTTTGATGTTACCAAAATGTGCGGCACTTTTAGGCTGATAATCTAAAATCGTTAAACGAGATAAGAAATCTTCAATGACCGCAATATTTCGTGCAGAAAAGCCACTTTTTTCAGCACCATAATAAAGCTCAGCAGCAGTGATGCTGCTAACGCACATTTTTCCGGCATTTTGATTAAAGCGTTGCAAAACCTCTACAGGGCGGTGTTTGATAACATAAATAACAATGTTGGAATCTAACATATATTTCAACATTAGAAATCCTCTCGCTCAGGCTGCATTGCTATTTCTCTTTCGACCATAAAGTCCTCACTGACGGTTTCACTATTAAGAAAAAAACTATCCCAACTTTGGTTGAGAGGAGACAAAATACGTTCATTTCCTAAAATGCGAACTGCTATTTTTTTTACGTCATTATCAAAACGAACTTCAGCAGGCAAGCGAACTGCTTGACTTCGATTAGTCATAAAAATTGAAGCTTCAATCATATTACTCTCCTTTAATAATTAAGGTATATAGCAATAGTACATCCCAAATAATCTGCGATTCAATAACAAAAAGGTGGGAAAGCCCACCTAATTCTGTTTACAAGCGGTTATATTTTTCCCATTTTTTGCAAAAAATAGGTAAAACTCAACCGCTTGTATCATTACAAACTAACCACGCACCGCTTTAACTGCTTCGGCAACAGATTGTTTGAAGCGTTTGATAAACTCTTCGCATTCTGCTTGGGTGATGTTTACCGCACAAAGCACACGTACCACGTTTCCGCCACGTCCACCACGCTCTAGTAACAATTTGTTTTTAAAGCAATATTTTTGAATGGCTACCGCTAAATCGAAATCACGTGGATAAGCCCCTGTTGCATCTTTTGGTTGGTGCTCATCAACAATGTCAATCCCCATCATCAAACCTTTGCCACGTATGTGACCGATACACGGAAACTCCTTACTCAATTCACGCAACGCATTTGTTAAATATTCACCACGCTCTTGAGCATTTTGTGCTAGGTTTTCCTCACGCATCATTTTGAGTGAAACGTAACCGGTTGCCATTGCTAATTGGTTACCACGAAATGTTCCCGTGTGTCCTGCTGGCTGCCAAGCATCAAATTCTTTACGGATAGCTAATACCGCTAATGGAAGGCTACCGCCAATCGCTTTTGACATCACTACGATATCTGGCTCAATGCCTGCGTGTTCAAAGGCGAACATTTTACCTGAACGGCAAAAGCCAGCCTGTACTTCGTCTACAATCATTAAAATGCCGTGTCTTTTCGTCACTTCACGCACTTTTTGTAAGAAACTGATTGGGGCTGGCACAACACCACCTTCGCCTTGAATGGCTTCAAGAATAACAGCGGCTGGTTTTACCACACCGCTTTCAACATCTTCGATAAAGTTTTCAAAATAGTGCTCAACGGCTTTCGCACCGGCGTCACCACCAATACCAAACGGGCAACGGTATTCGTGCGGATAAGGCATAAATTGTACACCTGGCATTAAACCTTGCACGGCATTTTTTGCACTTAAGTTACCAGTTAAAGATAAGGCACCGTGTGTCATACCATGGAAGCCTCCAGAAAATGCAATCACATTACTACGACCAGTAAAAGTTTTAGCTAACTTAATCGCTGCTTCATTCGCATCCGCACCTGTTGGACCTGTGAATTGGAGGATATATTGATCTTTCGGGAAAAATGAGAGCAATTCTTCTGTGAACGCATCTTTTAAAGGTGTTGTGATATCTAAAGAGTGTAAAGGTAAACCACTGTCTAGCACATCTTTAATTGCTTGGATCAATTTAGGGTGGTTATGCCCTAATGCAAGCGTTCCTGCGCCGGCTAAAAAGTCGAGGTATTCATTGCCTTCAACATCAGTTACCCAAACGCCTTGAGCTTTTTGGTAAGCAAATGGTAGTTTTCGTGGATAACTACGCACGTTTGATTCCATTGCATCTTGGCGATCTAAAAAATACTGATTTGAAGCCAGAACGGCTTGAATAGGTGTTTTAATTGTCATTGAAATAAACCTTCTAAAAGAGGTGAAAAAAATAAGTCGGGTGCCTTGCGGAGGAAGCCTAAGCTCTCGAATCCTGAAAGATTCGGTGCCATGGGGCATTTGACTCGCTACTTATTAAAAAAAGCGTTTCAGCTTTTTTGTTTTTACCCTATTTGTCCCAAGGCAGGGTTGGGATAGGTTGGAAACAGACTTAAATGTAGGGTTACATTTAAGGAGGCGTAATGATACCCTTTTTTCCTGAAAAAGGAAGGATTTTATCCAGAAACACCATTATCAGATGATTAATCCAAAGAGAAGAGAAAGTAAAAAGCCCGACATTAAGCCGGGCTTCAAATTTCAAAAGCAAATTATTTGATTTTTGCTTCTTTGTAGATAACGTGTCTGCGAACAACTGGATCAAATTTTTTGATTTCCATTTTTTCTGGCATATTACGTTTATTTTTGTCTGTTGTGTAGAAATGACCAGTTTCTGCGGTAGAAACTAAACGGATTTTCTCACGAGCACCTTTAGCTGCCATTTTTTAGCTCCTTAGATTTTTTCGCCACGAGCACGGATTTCAGCTAATACTGCATCAATGCCTTTTTTATCGATAATACGCATACCTTTCGCTGTTAAGCGTAAAGTTACGAAACGGTTTTCGCTTTCAACCCAGAAACGGTGGGTGTGAAGATTTGGTAAGAAACGACGCTTGGTCGCGTTCATTGCGTGTGAGCGGTTGTTACCAACTGCTGGACGCTTGCCTGTTACTTGGCAAACTCTTGACATTTTAATTCTCCAATATGACTTAAGCTTAAGCTTGTGGTTTGGGTTTATCAGGGTTTTCACCTTCTGACTACCTCGTCAGGTAACACCCAGCCCATCGTTATGTTTCAAAGACTGCCGATTATACTGATTTTGTTTATTTCATTCAAGAGCTTATTTGCTAATTATTTCACTCAATCTCTTAACTCTAGTTTTTCTTCTTCAAACGAAAAATAATCGCCTTTACCCACAATAATATGATCGACAAACCGAATATCAACTAACTCACACGCCATCTCAATCTTTTTAGTCAGACTTCTGTCCGACTCACTTGGCAAGCAAGAACCAGAAGGATGATTGTGTGCCACAATAATTGCCGCCGCATTATATTTCAAAGCTCTTTTTATAATTTCTCGTGGATGAACTTCAGTTTGATTTATCGTACCAAAAAACATCTTTTCCTTATAAATCAAACGGTTTTGATTATCTAAAAACAGCACCATAAACACTTCACGCTCTTCTTCCTCCAACTCAGTTTGAAAATACATTATCGCCATATAAGGGGCTTGAATCATTTCACTAAATTCCATTTGTTGAGCCAAATAGCGTTTCGTCATCTCTTTGGAGGCTTGCAGTTGAATATATTTAGTTTTACCCAGCCCATAAATTTTACAAAACTCATCAATATCGGCATTTAACAACTGACGTAATGAGCCAAACACCATCAATACGCTTTCTGCTAATGTTAGTACAGGCACATCTT is a genomic window containing:
- the ddc gene encoding L-2,4-diaminobutyrate decarboxylase, giving the protein MSNLEKHRQSLFCRDPASIADYESAMSNAVKAVSNWLKNEKMYTGGSIKQMRALIDGFKPTKEGIGVQKSLEHLVEIFLNPSLKVHHPHSLAHLHCPTMVTSQIAEVLINATNQSMDSWDQSPAGSIMEEHLIDWLRQKVGYGNGTSGVFTSGGTQSNLMGVLLARDWAIASHWKNEDGSEWSVQADGIPPDAMKKVKVICSENAHFSVQKNMAMMGMGFQSVVTVPSNANAQMDVEALAKTLAELKEEGKIPACIVATAGTTDAGAIDDLKAIRKLADEYNVWVHVDAAWGGALLLSKDFRHFLDGIELTDSITLDFHKHFFQSISCGAFLLRDEANYRFIDYKADYLNSEYDEAHGVPNLVAKSLQTTRRFDALKLWFTVEALGEDLYASMIDHGVHLSKEVEAYINSTTGLEMLVPAQFASVLFRVVPEGYPAEFVDTLNQNVADELFARGEANIGVTKVGNNQSLKMTTLSPIATLENVQALLRQVLAEAERIKDSIVNGTYIPPID
- the vapC gene encoding type II toxin-antitoxin system tRNA(fMet)-specific endonuclease VapC, which codes for MLKYMLDSNIVIYVIKHRPVEVLQRFNQNAGKMCVSSITAAELYYGAEKSGFSARNIAVIEDFLSRLTILDYQPKSAAHFGNIKAELAKQGKLIGENDIHIAAHARSEGLVIVTNNLREFERVEGLRLENWV
- the vapB gene encoding type II toxin-antitoxin system VapB family antitoxin, with the translated sequence MIEASIFMTNRSQAVRLPAEVRFDNDVKKIAVRILGNERILSPLNQSWDSFFLNSETVSEDFMVEREIAMQPEREDF
- a CDS encoding diaminobutyrate--2-oxoglutarate transaminase, yielding MTIKTPIQAVLASNQYFLDRQDAMESNVRSYPRKLPFAYQKAQGVWVTDVEGNEYLDFLAGAGTLALGHNHPKLIQAIKDVLDSGLPLHSLDITTPLKDAFTEELLSFFPKDQYILQFTGPTGADANEAAIKLAKTFTGRSNVIAFSGGFHGMTHGALSLTGNLSAKNAVQGLMPGVQFMPYPHEYRCPFGIGGDAGAKAVEHYFENFIEDVESGVVKPAAVILEAIQGEGGVVPAPISFLQKVREVTKRHGILMIVDEVQAGFCRSGKMFAFEHAGIEPDIVVMSKAIGGSLPLAVLAIRKEFDAWQPAGHTGTFRGNQLAMATGYVSLKMMREENLAQNAQERGEYLTNALRELSKEFPCIGHIRGKGLMMGIDIVDEHQPKDATGAYPRDFDLAVAIQKYCFKNKLLLERGGRGGNVVRVLCAVNITQAECEEFIKRFKQSVAEAVKAVRG
- the rpmG gene encoding 50S ribosomal protein L33, which produces MAAKGAREKIRLVSTAETGHFYTTDKNKRNMPEKMEIKKFDPVVRRHVIYKEAKIK
- the rpmB gene encoding 50S ribosomal protein L28, producing the protein MSRVCQVTGKRPAVGNNRSHAMNATKRRFLPNLHTHRFWVESENRFVTLRLTAKGMRIIDKKGIDAVLAEIRARGEKI
- the radC gene encoding RadC family protein is translated as MNEPDEIFDIPTLMPREKLLMHGAAALTDAELLAIFLRTGTKDVPVLTLAESVLMVFGSLRQLLNADIDEFCKIYGLGKTKYIQLQASKEMTKRYLAQQMEFSEMIQAPYMAIMYFQTELEEEEREVFMVLFLDNQNRLIYKEKMFFGTINQTEVHPREIIKRALKYNAAAIIVAHNHPSGSCLPSESDRSLTKKIEMACELVDIRFVDHIIVGKGDYFSFEEEKLELRD